A window of the Streptomyces luomodiensis genome harbors these coding sequences:
- a CDS encoding GntR family transcriptional regulator, protein MSRPNLTTSIATRLVDLMRRTGLAEGAHVTEQWAADALEVSRTPVRKAMLFLADVGILDRIPNRGFFLARDASALTRPDLTDGEDVEQAAYFEIADDYVGGRFTGSFTATDISRRYRLTPRQAGRVLARMEAEDLVRRKTGGRGWEFQHVMATVEAHAQSYRFRMIVESAALLEPGFTVDTEAFARHRQQQEDLLHGDILLLPRAELFQVNASFHEMLVGCSGNQFLLDAVRRQNRLRRLIEYRHQIDRSRLTRQAREHLHLLDLIEDGRIEEASAFLHHHLDTVREIKTGPGHGA, encoded by the coding sequence ATGTCGCGCCCGAACCTGACCACCTCCATCGCCACCCGACTGGTGGACCTGATGCGTCGCACCGGCCTGGCGGAGGGCGCGCACGTCACCGAGCAGTGGGCGGCCGACGCGCTGGAGGTCTCCCGTACTCCGGTGCGCAAGGCCATGCTCTTCCTGGCCGACGTCGGCATCCTGGACCGGATCCCCAACCGCGGCTTCTTCCTCGCCCGTGACGCGAGCGCCCTGACCCGGCCGGACCTGACCGACGGCGAGGACGTGGAGCAGGCGGCGTACTTCGAGATCGCCGACGACTATGTCGGCGGCCGTTTCACCGGCTCGTTCACCGCGACCGACATCAGCCGCCGGTACCGGCTGACGCCGCGCCAGGCCGGCCGGGTGCTGGCGCGGATGGAGGCCGAGGACCTGGTCCGGCGCAAGACCGGCGGCCGTGGCTGGGAGTTCCAGCACGTCATGGCCACCGTCGAGGCGCACGCCCAGAGCTACCGGTTCCGGATGATCGTCGAGTCGGCCGCCCTGCTGGAGCCGGGCTTCACCGTGGACACCGAGGCGTTCGCGCGCCACCGGCAGCAGCAGGAGGACCTGCTGCACGGGGACATCCTGCTGCTGCCGCGGGCGGAGCTGTTCCAGGTCAACGCCTCGTTCCACGAGATGCTGGTGGGCTGTTCGGGCAATCAGTTCCTGCTGGACGCCGTACGCCGGCAGAACCGGCTGCGGCGGCTGATCGAGTACCGCCACCAGATCGACCGCTCCCGGCTGACCCGTCAGGCCCGCGAACACCTCCACCTGCTGGACCTGATCGAGGACGGCCGCATCGAGGAGGCGTCGGCCTTCCTGCACCATCACCTGGACACGGTACGGGAGATCAAGACCGGACCCGGTCACGGGGCATAG
- a CDS encoding lactonase family protein: MTLPDSHAGHPGTSAIAALSRRAMVTLPVAAVAAGQMTSAAAQPAAAQGGGRAARTVAYVGSRTTAEREGEGKGIEVYEVGPHGTGWTLLQTVELDNPTFLAVDHTRRFLYAVHGDFTYASAYRIDPDTGRLTALGTQETGGRNPAHLAVDPSNRFLVVANHSSGSVATLPLRKDGSLGPVADLLSLPGEPGPHRTDQTGSKPHQVPFSPDGRFIVVPDKGLDRIFTLALDATSGKLSLGPVPSVATREMAGPRHIAFHPRRPFAYTIDELRSTVTVYRRTGRGALEAVQILSSTESTMTGDSRGGEIAVSPDGRFVYASNRGGAGDSSPGGPEPDTLGVFAVSAGTGMLRPVGWTSTEGIRPRFFCFGPDGHRLFAANERSHTIVPFDVDRTSGTLRRTGEVVETGSPVCVLFVRLDHRGA; the protein is encoded by the coding sequence ATGACACTTCCTGACAGCCACGCCGGTCATCCGGGCACCTCGGCGATCGCCGCGCTGTCGCGCCGCGCGATGGTCACACTGCCGGTCGCCGCCGTGGCGGCCGGGCAGATGACCTCGGCGGCGGCCCAGCCGGCCGCCGCCCAGGGCGGTGGACGCGCCGCCCGCACGGTGGCCTACGTGGGCTCGCGCACCACGGCCGAGCGCGAGGGCGAGGGAAAGGGCATCGAGGTCTACGAGGTCGGTCCGCACGGCACCGGATGGACATTGCTCCAGACCGTCGAGCTGGACAATCCGACCTTCCTGGCCGTCGATCACACGCGGCGGTTCCTCTACGCCGTGCACGGCGACTTCACCTACGCCAGCGCTTACCGGATCGACCCGGACACCGGGCGGCTGACCGCCCTGGGCACGCAGGAGACCGGCGGGCGCAACCCGGCGCACCTGGCGGTGGACCCGTCCAACCGCTTCCTGGTGGTGGCCAACCACTCCTCCGGCAGCGTGGCCACCCTGCCGCTGCGGAAGGACGGCTCGCTCGGGCCGGTCGCCGACCTGCTGTCGCTGCCCGGCGAACCCGGACCGCACCGCACCGACCAGACCGGGTCCAAACCGCACCAGGTGCCGTTCTCGCCGGACGGGCGGTTCATCGTGGTACCGGACAAGGGCCTGGACCGGATCTTCACCCTCGCCCTGGACGCCACCTCCGGGAAGCTGTCCCTCGGCCCGGTGCCGTCCGTCGCCACGCGCGAGATGGCCGGGCCGCGGCACATCGCCTTCCACCCCAGGCGGCCGTTCGCGTACACCATCGACGAACTGCGCTCGACGGTGACCGTCTACCGGCGCACCGGGCGCGGGGCGCTGGAGGCCGTGCAGATCCTGTCCAGCACGGAGTCCACCATGACCGGCGACAGCCGCGGGGGTGAGATCGCCGTCAGTCCGGACGGGCGGTTCGTGTACGCCTCCAACCGCGGCGGGGCCGGGGACAGCTCGCCCGGCGGCCCCGAGCCCGACACCCTCGGCGTCTTCGCGGTCTCGGCCGGGACGGGCATGCTGCGGCCGGTGGGCTGGACGTCGACGGAGGGCATCCGGCCGCGGTTCTTCTGCTTCGGCCCCGACGGGCACAGGCTGTTCGCGGCCAACGAGCGCAGCCACACCATCGTTCCCTTCGACGTCGACCGCACGAGCGGCACGCTGCGCCGCACCGGCGAGGTGGTGGAGACCGGGTCCCCGGTGTGCGTCCTGTTCGTCCGGCTCGATCACCGAGGCGCCTAG
- a CDS encoding MFS transporter encodes MAINVDQREATATMRTVSRRILPFLFVLYVVNYIDRANIGFAALQMNEELGLSSQAFGLAAGLFFWGYFLFEVPSNLALARFGARRWIARILVSWGILATIMAFTHSATQLYVLRFLLGVAEAGFFPGIVVYLTYWFRKKEVATATALFLTAIPASYILAAPLSALIMDHVHWFGLSGWRWMFILEGAPAVLLGIACYFVLTERPADATWLTERQRAWLTAELDQEQQANPHARKLSTLKVMADPKVLLLAVVYFVYQAGSLGVGYWLPQIVKDFSDGLGNTAIGFISAIPYIVAAFGMVWWSRRSDRLGERKLHSALPLALAAVTLIAAGFTHSPVLGLAMIALSLTGLYGFKSPFWALPTLFLTRSTAAVAVAVVNSIGNLGGFFGPYAIGWAKDSTGSATGGLIFLGGLVLVAFLLTLALRVGGGAETSAGQPDTGEASPTSSVPAP; translated from the coding sequence ATGGCGATCAATGTCGATCAGCGCGAGGCCACCGCGACGATGCGCACCGTCTCCCGGCGCATCCTCCCGTTCCTCTTCGTGCTCTACGTCGTCAACTACATCGACCGCGCGAACATCGGCTTCGCCGCCCTGCAGATGAACGAGGAACTGGGGCTCAGCAGCCAGGCGTTCGGCCTGGCCGCCGGCCTGTTCTTCTGGGGCTACTTCCTGTTCGAGGTGCCCAGCAACCTCGCCCTCGCCCGCTTCGGCGCCCGCCGCTGGATCGCCCGCATCCTGGTCAGCTGGGGCATCCTCGCCACCATCATGGCGTTCACCCACTCCGCGACGCAGCTGTACGTGCTGCGCTTCCTGCTCGGCGTGGCCGAGGCCGGCTTCTTCCCCGGCATCGTGGTCTACCTGACCTACTGGTTCCGCAAGAAGGAGGTCGCCACCGCGACCGCGCTCTTCCTCACCGCGATCCCCGCCTCCTACATCCTCGCCGCCCCGCTCAGCGCGCTGATCATGGACCATGTGCACTGGTTCGGCCTCAGCGGCTGGCGCTGGATGTTCATCCTGGAGGGCGCCCCGGCCGTACTCCTGGGCATCGCCTGCTACTTCGTGCTGACCGAGCGGCCGGCCGACGCCACGTGGCTCACCGAGCGGCAGCGCGCCTGGCTGACGGCCGAGCTGGACCAGGAGCAGCAGGCCAATCCGCACGCCAGGAAGCTGAGCACGCTCAAGGTCATGGCCGACCCCAAGGTCCTGCTGCTGGCGGTGGTCTACTTCGTCTACCAGGCCGGCAGCCTCGGCGTCGGCTACTGGCTGCCGCAGATCGTCAAGGACTTCTCGGACGGCCTCGGCAACACCGCGATCGGCTTCATCAGCGCCATCCCCTACATCGTCGCCGCCTTCGGCATGGTGTGGTGGTCGCGCCGCTCCGACCGGCTCGGCGAGCGCAAGCTCCACTCGGCCCTCCCGCTGGCGCTGGCCGCCGTCACCCTGATCGCGGCCGGCTTCACCCACTCACCCGTGCTCGGGCTGGCGATGATCGCGCTGTCGCTGACCGGCCTGTACGGCTTCAAGTCGCCGTTCTGGGCGCTGCCCACGCTCTTCCTGACCCGCTCCACCGCCGCGGTCGCGGTGGCGGTCGTCAACTCCATCGGCAACCTCGGCGGCTTCTTCGGCCCCTACGCCATCGGCTGGGCCAAGGACTCGACGGGCTCGGCCACCGGCGGGCTGATATTCCTCGGCGGCCTGGTCCTCGTCGCCTTCCTGCTCACCCTGGCGCTGCGCGTCGGTGGCGGAGCGGAGACCTCGGCCGGGCAGCCGGACACCGGTGAGGCATCGCCCACGTCGTCGGTGCCGGCGCCGTAG